The DNA region AAGGTTCATATTCTGGATAGTGAGCAGTGCATCATCCATATTCCGCTTAAACGTCGCACACGAAATCATCTACATAGTTTATACTTCGGGACGATGGCAATTGGGGCTGATCTTGCTGGTGGCCTGTTAGCCATGGAATTGATCGCAAAAAGCAAGCATCGGATCAATCTGGTTTTTAAAGATATGCAGGTAAATTTTTTAAAAAGGGTCGATGCTGATGCACTATTTACCTGTCAAGATGGTGCAAAAATCAAAGCGCTTATTGAAAAAGTTCTGGCCACAGGTGAACGACAACATGAGACCCTGAACATCCTGGTAACTGCTCCTGATAAATATGGCGACGAAATCTTGGCTGAATTCGCCCTGACACTGTCCTTAAAGGAAAAGGAGCGTCGTTAAACCTGATTAATTGTTCTTTTGAGCGAGAATAGCCTGCAACTCGGTTGCCGAAGATAATAACTCTACAGCTTTGACCACAACGGGATCATGATTCAATGATGCGGCAACCCGAGCCCCATTTCCACCCATAACATTGGCGATCTCACTTTCCAGACCGCTCAGGATCTGAAGCCTGTTCGCTTCGATCTCATCCTGTTGCTGAATCAGATCTAAACGCTTCAACTCAGACCGTAGCTTGATCATATCTACATGGATGGAACTGGTTGAATCGATCAGATCTGCTGACTTTGATATCCAGCGTTGTAGATCGCTTGGGGGAAATAAATCGTGAAGTTCCAGCCAAACATAGAAACTGTCAACCTGACTATCTGCGAGGTGTATTGGCAAAGTAAGTCCGGGATGTTGCTCCTCATATTCCAGAGCATATTTGAAGAAGAGTCTTTTTCTCCACAGATTTTGTTCCAGGCTGCTCAGGACAGGATCTGCTACTTTCAGATCCGGCGTTACACCTCCCCCAGCTTCAAAACGACGATGATTGTCTGAAAAATAACTCTGTTCTCCCATTGTCAGGGTATCTTCATAAATAACTTCAGTTGCGATCTCTCGTTTCTGGATCAATCGCCCACTGGGTAGGTAATACTTAGCCGTAGTAAGCTTGAGCCGTGTTTCAGGTGTTAAACGGGTAACTGTCTGAACCAGCCCCTTGCCAAATGTTGATTCACCTATCACCACTGCCCGATCATAATCCTGGAGAATACCGGAGAGAATCTCAGAAGCAGAAGCAGATCCACCATCCACCAGAATAGCCATGGGAAGGTCACTATCCACAATGGGACGACGACGAGCGTAGAATTTTTTATTGGATTGATGAACTCTCCCTCTGGTTTCCAGCAATAGCTCATCTTTTTCAATAAATAGGTCGGCACTTCGCAGTGCAGCGCTTAACAAA from Candidatus Neomarinimicrobiota bacterium includes:
- a CDS encoding S41 family peptidase, with the translated sequence MKFRHIYLPVLAMGLLTLWSARLFTQSLDDRVDGENAIKQVYQTILDRYVAEIDAVKLSNAAISGMLRELDPYSQHINDNNSHRLDAITTGEYGGVGMHLGRMNDSLVVISPMDGTPAYRQGIQAGDRIVKIDSIWTRKLDLSQAARLVRGEKGSLLKLVIKREGERELMTFELERELIKVPDVSYSGLLDERTGYIKLSNFSKYSSEDLEKAVRKLNKTHLNALVIDLRGNPGGLLSAALRSADLFIEKDELLLETRGRVHQSNKKFYARRRPIVDSDLPMAILVDGGSASASEILSGILQDYDRAVVIGESTFGKGLVQTVTRLTPETRLKLTTAKYYLPSGRLIQKREIATEVIYEDTLTMGEQSYFSDNHRRFEAGGGVTPDLKVADPVLSSLEQNLWRKRLFFKYALEYEEQHPGLTLPIHLADSQVDSFYVWLELHDLFPPSDLQRWISKSADLIDSTSSIHVDMIKLRSELKRLDLIQQQDEIEANRLQILSGLESEIANVMGGNGARVAASLNHDPVVVKAVELLSSATELQAILAQKNN
- a CDS encoding DUF4442 domain-containing protein, with the protein product MITNWKKTAAVWYFGLTKIPLILFVRPKVHILDSEQCIIHIPLKRRTRNHLHSLYFGTMAIGADLAGGLLAMELIAKSKHRINLVFKDMQVNFLKRVDADALFTCQDGAKIKALIEKVLATGERQHETLNILVTAPDKYGDEILAEFALTLSLKEKERR